The following coding sequences are from one Leptospira mayottensis 200901116 window:
- the clpA gene encoding ATP-dependent Clp protease ATP-binding subunit ClpA: MILTEEMERTLKKAWEEAKRRRNEFITIEHILFALTYDTVGKEVLEACGADLERLRKDLIGYLESELEILPESSGDPIYTIGVQHVLQLAEFHVQSTRNKKMDGGDVLAALFREDQSNAVYFLGLQDISRLDIVRYISHGIRKDSKNPNKEILGEENEKISDPLQAFCVDLTARAKEGKLDPMVGREEELDRTIHILCRRRKNNPIFVGEAGVGKTSIVEGLAQRVVDGKVPEPLRNLKVYSLDMGLLLAGTKFRGEFEERLKNVVTQITAQDDHVLFIDEIHTIIGAGAVSGGSLDASNLLKPALSSGELRCIGTTTYKEFKSIFEKDHALSRRFQKVEVGEPSVFETIEILKGLLEKYESFHKVKYSSSAVEQAAELSARYILDRKLPDKAIDLLDEAGARVRLREGGKKTVTVREIEDLVSKIAKVPSVTVKADDREKLKNLDEELKTKIYGQGSAIDQLVQSIRLSRSGLSEPGKPVGCFLFAGPTGVGKTELTRKLAEILGVELVRFDMSEYMEKHTVSRLIGSPPGYVGFEQGGQLTDAIYRNPHCVLLLDEIEKAHEDIYNILLQIMDHATLTDNNGRKSDFRQVILVMTTNTGARERSTNPVGFANDLLEDRSLKAIEKQFSPEFRNRLTAVIEFSSLNQENVTKVVAKQLALLQERLNSKQIELEFQDDVLVYIADKAYTPEFGARPVQRWIDTHISKRISEEVLFGALKSGGKVKLISGKEEIEMKFTSGKKS, encoded by the coding sequence ATGATTCTCACGGAAGAAATGGAACGTACCTTAAAAAAGGCTTGGGAAGAAGCCAAAAGAAGAAGAAACGAATTTATCACTATAGAACATATCCTTTTTGCTCTTACTTATGACACAGTAGGGAAGGAAGTTCTGGAAGCCTGCGGAGCGGATCTAGAACGTCTGAGAAAGGATTTGATTGGTTATCTGGAAAGCGAGTTGGAGATTCTTCCGGAATCCTCCGGCGATCCGATCTATACAATCGGAGTGCAACATGTACTTCAACTTGCGGAATTTCACGTTCAGTCCACAAGAAATAAAAAAATGGACGGAGGAGACGTTCTTGCCGCCCTTTTTCGGGAAGATCAATCGAATGCAGTTTACTTTTTAGGACTACAAGATATTTCCAGACTCGATATCGTTCGTTACATCTCGCACGGAATCCGAAAGGATTCTAAAAATCCCAACAAGGAAATTTTAGGAGAAGAAAATGAAAAAATTTCCGATCCCTTACAAGCCTTTTGTGTAGATCTTACCGCGAGAGCCAAAGAAGGAAAGCTCGATCCTATGGTCGGAAGAGAGGAGGAGCTTGATCGTACCATTCATATTCTCTGTAGAAGAAGAAAAAATAATCCTATCTTTGTAGGAGAGGCAGGCGTTGGTAAAACTTCAATCGTGGAAGGACTTGCCCAAAGAGTTGTGGATGGAAAAGTTCCTGAACCATTAAGGAATTTGAAAGTATATTCTCTTGATATGGGACTCTTACTTGCCGGAACCAAATTTAGGGGAGAATTTGAAGAGCGGCTGAAAAACGTAGTCACTCAAATTACGGCACAGGATGATCATGTCCTATTTATCGACGAGATTCATACGATTATAGGCGCTGGTGCGGTTTCGGGCGGTTCTCTGGACGCTTCCAATCTTTTAAAACCTGCGCTTTCCAGTGGAGAGCTTCGTTGTATAGGAACCACGACTTATAAGGAATTTAAATCAATATTCGAAAAAGATCATGCGCTTTCCAGAAGATTTCAAAAAGTAGAAGTAGGTGAACCTTCCGTCTTTGAAACGATAGAAATCTTAAAGGGTCTTTTGGAGAAATATGAATCTTTCCATAAGGTGAAATACTCTTCTTCCGCCGTAGAACAAGCGGCGGAGTTGTCCGCTCGTTATATTCTAGATCGAAAACTTCCAGACAAGGCGATCGATCTTTTGGACGAGGCGGGAGCTAGGGTTCGGCTCAGAGAAGGCGGTAAGAAAACGGTTACGGTTCGTGAAATCGAGGATCTTGTTTCTAAAATTGCAAAGGTTCCTTCGGTTACGGTAAAAGCTGATGATCGCGAAAAACTAAAGAACTTGGATGAAGAATTAAAAACCAAGATCTACGGACAAGGCTCCGCGATTGATCAATTGGTTCAATCGATTCGACTTTCTAGAAGTGGACTTTCCGAACCTGGGAAACCCGTTGGATGTTTTCTTTTTGCAGGACCAACCGGTGTCGGTAAAACCGAACTTACTCGAAAGTTGGCCGAAATTTTAGGCGTGGAACTCGTTCGTTTTGATATGAGCGAATATATGGAAAAACATACTGTGTCCCGTTTGATAGGCTCTCCTCCGGGTTATGTAGGCTTTGAACAGGGAGGACAACTCACGGATGCGATCTATAGAAATCCACATTGTGTCCTTTTGCTCGATGAGATTGAAAAAGCGCACGAGGATATTTATAATATTTTATTACAGATTATGGATCATGCCACGCTTACGGATAATAACGGAAGAAAATCGGATTTCCGTCAGGTGATTCTTGTGATGACGACCAATACGGGAGCACGTGAACGTTCTACAAATCCGGTGGGATTTGCAAATGATCTTTTGGAAGACCGAAGCTTGAAAGCGATCGAAAAGCAGTTTTCTCCCGAGTTTAGAAACCGTCTGACTGCAGTGATCGAATTCTCTTCCCTAAATCAGGAAAATGTAACTAAAGTGGTTGCAAAACAGCTTGCTCTATTGCAGGAAAGATTGAATTCTAAACAAATTGAACTAGAGTTTCAGGACGATGTACTTGTCTACATTGCGGACAAAGCCTATACACCCGAGTTCGGCGCAAGACCCGTTCAAAGATGGATCGATACTCATATCTCAAAACGGATCTCTGAAGAGGTTCTTTTCGGAGCGTTGAAGTCCGGAGGTAAAGTGAAACTGATTTCCGGCAAAGAGGAAATTGAAATGAAATTCACGTCCGGAAAAAAATCCTGA
- the clpS gene encoding ATP-dependent Clp protease adapter ClpS: MSDIFRFDTEEQTLTKEKVKLKRPSKYRVIILNDDFTPMEFVVWILQFVFHRSKAESQQIMLKAHITGKALCGVYSHDVARTKVIQVQQLAEQHGYPLHCTMEVEEGL; the protein is encoded by the coding sequence GTGAGTGATATCTTTAGATTTGATACCGAAGAGCAAACTCTCACTAAAGAGAAGGTAAAGCTGAAACGTCCTTCCAAATACAGAGTCATCATACTCAACGACGATTTTACTCCGATGGAGTTCGTCGTTTGGATTTTACAATTCGTTTTCCACAGAAGTAAGGCGGAAAGTCAGCAGATCATGTTAAAGGCGCATATAACTGGAAAAGCGTTATGCGGCGTTTACTCGCACGATGTCGCAAGAACCAAGGTCATACAAGTTCAACAATTAGCGGAACAACACGGATATCCGCTTCACTGTACGATGGAAGTGGAGGAGGGATTATGA
- a CDS encoding GNAT family N-acetyltransferase, giving the protein MISHSSSGIRVEFLDSISLISKQEWNCISDPKSPFLEYDFLKSLEVSCCIGPSTSWIQRYCVLWKEDRLSAAIPLFLKFDSYGEYIFDFQWAQFFLQAGLKYYPKGLVAIPFTPANGKRILYDTRLSLKEVCSYLIPKLLQFCEKEGLSGLHFLFLEKEESEILSEYGFATRLSHQYHWINGGYSNFDDYLQAMKSKKRMQIKREREIVRSYGFEIRVLEGNEISRSDMDTIWNFYSDTHSRKWGSAYLNRKFFDSSFESFLDRIVLVLAYREGNPIAGTFNLRKGDFLYGRYWGCTEYYPHLHFECCFYQLIEYAIQKNIKVFEAGAQGEHKFLRGFPAVPTYSSHRIFHAGARNAIERFLKEERLHMQEMIQETNEHSPLKEVQTNVYFQTETTSDLGSYEP; this is encoded by the coding sequence ATGATTTCCCATTCTTCGAGCGGCATCCGAGTAGAGTTCTTAGATTCTATTTCCTTGATTTCTAAACAAGAATGGAACTGTATCTCCGATCCCAAAAGTCCTTTTTTAGAGTATGATTTTCTCAAATCCTTGGAAGTTTCTTGTTGTATCGGACCTTCCACTTCTTGGATTCAGAGGTATTGTGTACTTTGGAAAGAGGATCGTCTTTCGGCCGCAATTCCTCTTTTTTTAAAATTCGATTCCTACGGGGAATATATTTTTGATTTTCAATGGGCTCAATTTTTCTTACAAGCGGGACTCAAATACTATCCGAAAGGTCTTGTTGCAATTCCGTTTACTCCTGCCAATGGAAAGAGAATCTTATATGATACTCGTTTGAGTTTAAAAGAGGTCTGTTCTTATCTGATTCCGAAACTCCTTCAGTTTTGTGAAAAAGAGGGCTTATCCGGGCTCCATTTTTTATTTCTAGAAAAGGAAGAATCCGAGATTCTTTCCGAATACGGATTTGCAACGAGGCTTTCCCACCAGTATCATTGGATTAATGGAGGATATTCAAATTTTGACGATTATCTCCAAGCAATGAAATCCAAAAAGAGAATGCAGATCAAACGGGAAAGAGAGATCGTTCGCAGTTACGGATTTGAGATTCGGGTTCTGGAGGGAAACGAGATTTCTCGTTCGGATATGGACACGATCTGGAATTTTTATTCGGACACCCATTCTCGTAAATGGGGTTCGGCGTATTTAAACCGAAAGTTCTTCGATTCTTCTTTTGAAAGTTTTTTGGATAGAATTGTTCTTGTTCTTGCGTATCGAGAAGGAAACCCCATTGCAGGTACTTTCAATCTTCGAAAGGGCGACTTTCTCTACGGAAGATATTGGGGTTGTACAGAATATTACCCTCATCTTCACTTTGAATGCTGTTTTTATCAATTGATCGAGTATGCGATTCAAAAAAACATCAAAGTTTTCGAAGCGGGTGCGCAAGGTGAGCATAAATTTCTAAGAGGTTTTCCGGCGGTTCCTACGTATAGTTCTCATCGGATTTTTCATGCTGGAGCTAGAAATGCGATTGAACGTTTCTTAAAGGAAGAAAGATTGCACATGCAGGAGATGATCCAAGAAACCAATGAACATTCCCCGTTGAAGGAAGTGCAGACGAATGTCTACTTTCAGACGGAAACAACTTCTGACTTGGGGAGTTATGAGCCGTGA
- a CDS encoding sigma-70 family RNA polymerase sigma factor, producing the protein MSAKKEIWEECSMLIRKAGEGDQSSYEKFLQLVTGVLRSYLIPRISNQEDREDLIQEILIGLHKARDSYREDRHPAPWVFAIARYKTIDYLRKKKVGDRTFSMDNLEIFASPEPIQEEPENAREILKKWLNVLDERQKQILTHLKLEGMSVREVSEQTGLSESNIKVITHRAIQKIRKHFSLDL; encoded by the coding sequence ATGTCAGCTAAAAAAGAAATCTGGGAAGAATGTTCGATGTTAATCCGCAAGGCCGGAGAAGGAGATCAAAGTTCCTATGAAAAATTTCTCCAGCTCGTAACCGGAGTTCTCAGATCGTACCTGATTCCACGAATCAGCAATCAAGAAGACCGAGAAGATTTGATTCAGGAAATTTTAATCGGACTTCATAAGGCTAGGGATTCTTATCGTGAGGATCGTCATCCGGCACCTTGGGTTTTTGCGATTGCAAGATACAAGACAATTGATTATCTAAGAAAGAAGAAAGTAGGAGATCGAACTTTCAGTATGGATAATCTGGAAATTTTCGCTTCTCCAGAACCTATCCAAGAAGAACCGGAGAACGCCAGGGAGATTCTCAAAAAATGGCTGAACGTTTTGGATGAAAGGCAGAAACAAATTCTCACTCATCTCAAACTTGAAGGGATGAGCGTTCGAGAAGTTTCCGAACAAACAGGCCTTTCCGAATCCAATATCAAAGTCATTACTCATAGGGCGATTCAAAAGATCCGAAAGCATTTTTCACTCGATCTCTGA